aatacctcgtctactctTAATTCCACGGGCTTGATTCTGTTGGAAACAAATTAATGTTCCACGAACTCGTAAGACGGGTCATATACTGGTTAACTGGTAGCGACTGGTAACAGGTGCAATAATGGTACCTACACATCACGCAAACTATTATCTTAATGTTAttaactatttcaaactgttgcgatttggtagttcacagcatcttgcgaatggtagtgagatttggcaaaaactgcattgctcatttcatagcgagcgtgtagaagaattcaaatatcacagatatacttttgtaggtcttgtggttcttgagttatgttgtaaagagggctgaaacaacaacacttttgtaaaacgtacataacgcaataacaacaataaattaagcaagtttgcaaagaatagaatttgtagaatgaacttttgcaaaacatcaaggtgttatttgtcaataatatattgatctagataatgaaaatcggtttttttggttgcttcgaccaacaacacttcGTCTACCAGGAGACCAAATCAGTTcggggcactcataattcacggacgtctctgatatcaaatacccTTGAAGTGTCATGTCACATAATAGCATCATATTttagagacgtctcataaatcacatactccctagtttcaaaattttgtaattttggtcaacgtgccagcgcagtgggaatattttatcagggttgtagctagcccaagttgagtgtcTGCTAATTTTATTATagaattcatgaattagagcgcagacccgggtactcttgggattttttacttcaaaacatttggttttggccattgcaatctaagtgtgttctgggaccatttgtcagaatttgcacagatagatataatttttgcacagatagatatttgctaaacataggaaagcttattctaatacactcagctttgttccgatgtgctgcatagagagcccagctgtcaacaaagctcgacgtatgtgatatcacagacccccgtatgtgaaatcactgatccgtgagacgtccgtgaattacgagtgcccccgaaataaaattgcaacaaacgaaataacaaaaactgtctttaaaaaaggcaACGCCACGTAcgattttgtattgttttgtgtaTGACTATGAAATAAATTATCCAGACTGGAAATAGGCTTAATGGTATTTTGGGGTAATACCTCCAAAGAAAATACCTTACTCAAGTTTTATGTGGACACCTGAATTCACTTTGTGTGCTAAATACATTTTAGCTCAATGAAATCACATCCACAAAGTTCCATGGCAATTCAGCAATCTATATtcagtttgtttctttgtttgtttgtttgtttgtttgtttgtttgtttgtttgttagtttaaccagtctgacctcagatgatctcagAATGATCTTGAAAAATTGTTTGCTGCTCAAAGGGTGATTACATCCACGTAGTTTCATGACAATACAACTATTGACCTCAGATGTCCCTAACATGACCTTGAACATTTTGCAGACTCAAAAGTAATCATACCCACCGAGTTTCATGACAATCCGACATTCTATACTTTTTGCTTTTCTGTGAATCTCTATGCCCCTCCCCCTGGTTACGCTACTGCGGCAGACCATGAAGGTATTATAGTGGGCAGACAGGGCTTGACTTTAAAGTCTGATGACatctcacctaggtttcattatcattgaggtataggactttttattttttcggagaagagcaggtagggtaactacttgattatatttctacatgttcatactacataatctaaattttagaaaattcgcacgaggccgttttttttaaatcacattttagttcctaaaatgggggttatagcgccctcaacgggcactctctccatagggctacatgtaaagaccagttatagacaaatggccctaaaataaaaccgCCTCgttcattttccctcaaattttgcatatgatgtagatttaacatctggaatgtaatgcaagtggtgtcgttgctgctcttctaaattcatttttaaaatgtccgccccagaccaaggtgatctCCTTACGAAATAAAATGTAATCATTTAATTTATTATGtttaatctttgaagtttacgtgACCTTTTAGCATCTAATACTATTAccttaaaacctcgtctacaagcacatagagtgttttgatgaaagcttaattaatacaaaACAGCCGTAAATATGGCAATAAAATAGATTGGTCTGCCAATAGTACTTATTTGTATATTCTTGAATCTTGTATCGGTAATATTATTTGCTCAAAATACATAATGTTAGGCTATCATTTTGTCGATGAATGGTAaatggattaatttagctttcatcaaaatctttctatatgcttgtaaacgaggttttacggtatgtcactTTGTTTCCCAACTTTAATAACGTTCATCATCTTTTAACAATTTCCCCTACAGGTGCATTCCTGATTCCATATTTGGTCATAATGGCTATTGGTGTTATCCCTGTGATGATACTGGAAACATCTTTGGGTCAATTTACAAGCTTAGGGACTCTCAGTTGCTGGCAAATGGCACCTCTGTTTAAAGGTTGGTAGAGTGACAATTGTTTTTTACCAGAGGAAGAAATTAACTTTTTTTTGATTTTGTTAAAATTCGTCGGCTGTTAGATGGTGCATAATGTATCTGTACTTTTTTCATCATATTAAAAACAGCTCGAAGTTTGTATATTTACAATGCGGGCAAAATCACCCTTACAAATTGCTctttatatgttttgttttaggtGTGGGGATCGCAATGCTTATGGTTACCACATATTGCGCTCTATACTACCCTATAATCATCGCTTACATCATCCGCTACATGATTGCTTCTTTTTCTAACCCCTTGCCTTGGGTGGGTTGCAATCATTCGTGGAACACGCCGAATTGTTACGAACTTGGCTCACCAGATGGCAATAAGACAACATACTCTACCAATGATTCAACAGCAGAAACAGTGACACGTGGGACTATTGTAAATGAAACTGTGTCTGGCTTGGACAACAAAACAGTTGTTAATACCACGCAGGTCAGAGTCAGAGCCAGTGAAGAATACTGGGAGTAAGTCATAACAAAATAAAACCGATGCCATTGGGAGTGGTGTGCCACTAgtgccaattgaccttttcggttaatcccataaccctttgcgagtacacctgagaactcgtcatttgacgtcacgccgactagcaatgcgcagtagcgatgttcgataaacgatgtgcgcatcggcgcggaacggcgtgacgcagaatgacgagttcttaggtgtactcgcaaaggcttatgggatttaccgaaaaggtcaattcgcAGTGGACAGAGCCATACAAATCGAAGCAGAAAGACCTGTGAATTGATGAAAATAAACCAAAATCACAGGTTATATATACTCGTCATCCtaacctttcatctgttttaaccaatcaataacaccaacactatggaccacaatcacctcatcccaatggcatagttcaataacctcaattaatcaATCATAGTGCAATATTGGACCTCattttgcagagtatgagtttttgtactcaaattgtcaaaggtcattcaatgaatgtacaaatgtattggggttaaagaactgtaccctgatagatgagcatgttgtggattctagtgCAAGCCCTACTGTGCTATTGACTTGTTCAAACAAAAACAGGTGAAAGATCAAGATGACAAATAAATATTACCTGTCATTTTGGTTTTTTCACAGGTCGTTGTGCTTCGATTTTTGAGGCACTGTCTATGTAATGTATAGCCTATACATAGCGCCGCTTAGCCGAATGTATGCACGTCACAGCCATGCGGTAATTTATTCTGCAATATGCCAACCCGACATGTGATCCACACGGTCTCAGCACACCTTGCAGATTTCTGCCAGCTACTGCTGCCCGAGATCCGTAAGCTTTTGTACCCCCGCTTGTACCTTATGCATGTCCATAATATAGTCATCATCATGATGTTTTTACCAGAATATCTTTACACCATCCTTCGTACGAGTAAACCTACATGGTTTTATCTCCCCCTGCACTATCTTGCAAAAATACACCTCGCAACAAAAGCGCGCTAATTCCCCTCCCAGCATTCCTATTCCTATGTTATAACAAGCGGCTCCAGTTTTGCCATTCCTTGCCATTTTCTTACATTATACAGAAGCCCAAATTCCTGTGTACGTAGATCTAAGATTCCTGTCCGAAGTCTCTATTTAACTTGGGGAGTGAAGTGAAAGGAAGAAAATTGAGGAATTTTGAGCCCTCATTTAGAGTTCGGAGCAGTTCAGATTTTAGCTATAGAATACTGTATTTCCAGTGTTTCTCGTAACTTTTTTAAGTGTAACTTTTGCTATGGaattgtattttcaaaatgtcccggcaaaatgttttatttacatGTACAATTTGAACTTTTGTTTAAAGACATGGTGTACTCGGAATAACCAATGGACTTCACGATATGGGAGGAATGAATTGGCAATTGATGTTGTGCTTCTTGTTCACATGGCTCCTGGTCTTCGTCTGTATCGCAAAAGGAATTAAGTCATCGGGAAAGGTAATTGCAAATTTACGAAATTATCATAAAAATAGCCTATATAAGTATAATTGCGGTGACTTATAGTGTACTATGCCAACCCGACTTAATCAACacggcctcagcacactttactttTGAttgcattaaggtggtactacattcCTTGATACTTTGTgactatattttgcatttttctcaaaatataattggattccttgcccctataatatacataacttttgttaccagtgtgtaaatattttttgagaaaaatgcaaaaaaatagtcCCAAATTGATTAAGGGATATAGTACCGCCTTAATGACGTAATTACGTAGCGTTTGAGGTTTGATTTGCACGAAATATTTGGTTGCAATAATGTCTTGGTAACGAATTACTAAGAACATTTGCCTCTTTAATAGAATACTAATGTTTTAATTGATTCTTTTCTTTATAGGTCGTGTATTTCACAGCTACATTTCCGTATGTTGTTTTGTTTATACTACTCATACGAGGCGTAACACTCCCAGGAGCCATGGATGGTATTCTTCTTTACATCAGACCACAATGGAAATACCTACTCACATCGAAagtaagatttttttctttaacccTATCcgccggatgaaaaaaaaaattaaaacctgTTTGTTAGGCCTGCTTTAGTGGGCGGAAGTGTTTgggagaagaagatgaagaacaCAGTTATTGTGGTCCATTCTGTCCGGTTTTGAACCACCAATCCCACTGGTGTGGTGCACCATGTCTGTAATCAGAtgtaatatcgaattgattaattcgaattaaacaattcattgatgttagcactgggtagtagccattactgccagtagacagaaagtctagaaagttgacctcaacgctgtaggtggtcttcctgtgagagtttgtgagagcataacaagactatccgtcgatggatttttatttccgtcggtaaatattttctaaattacgtttttcataacatattaaaaaggcagtgTGTGTAcagtccatcacctgtcacttggtagtcttgtaacatgtctaatggcgctgtccatggccactcgatgaattgtttaattcgaatttaTCAATTCTGACGCAATCACAAGCTCTTGGGATGCAGCGGCTGCCAGGGGATTCGTGATGtagtaccgtagaattccgtctagaagcattatgcctctaaacgagggtttttttaacgaaagatatgaaaggccaatacccttctcaaaaacattgcaatagattggtcttacaaatatacatgtttgtacagccgcctttatcagtaatatagttgttcaaactccaaataacgtttttgttgagagtgtctgcctcttgtctcttgtgtcaaaaaaaaacacctcgtttagaggcatatatatgcttgtagacggaatgtTACGGTATATTTTCTTGTGCTTTGATTTAAAATATTCGCAGTACTTTACACGCCTCAATAAATCACgttgggtgtcgactgcagacgacaagtttcaaatttttcaaaaatttcagaattgtaaatttgcatgaccatatttggagtcagcatgaaaaaatgctttaaagtGAGTACAgaaaagcctagtattggttttggTTCttgagactttttatgttgaggcaTACGCCGAGCATTGTATTTCATATCTGTCATGCATTTCTTTCGTATTATTGACAAAGTCCGAATTTCGACAATACCATAAGCTAAAAGACACTCTCTTATCAAATTTGTAGACTttctttaactctctccacgcgggtgtcgactgcagacgacaagattcAAATTTTATTCGGACCATATTTgatatcagcatgaaaaatgcatgaaaatgagtacacacaagcctagtattggttcagtggttattaagatagctcttgatattttgagaaaatttctaaaaatttggtatttttatgttgaagcttatgacttATCACTGCTGCCTGATTGGATCAACAAGTACGATTTGCTacacttacgacacctttatgtggtcaCCACAATACATATGGGCCGATCAAGAGTTCATTTGAACATTGCCTCGCTTTGTTCAGagcaaaccaacaaaattcgttATAGGCTTACGTTGCTAATAGAAAacccgtgaatttagtgtcatacCCCTGCATATAATAATCTTGTTTATGTTTTTCTTCAACAGGTATGGAAGGCGGCAGCTAATCAGGTATTTTACTCCTATGGAGCAGGATGGGGACCAATATTGACTCTAGCTAGCTAcaataaattcaaaaataacTGTTACAGGTATATAGTAAACGTACTTCATTTTATTTCTATATAGCTTGTTCATATCATCTCAGTATACGTACCAAATGAACCATTTTAAATAGGTCTAAATAGATGGCGGTTGTTGCAACCCCTCTCCTGATTTTCGGTAAAAAGAATTAAATGCAGGCCTAGATAAAGGTTTCCTCTTTTCCTGCATACTAACATAAATAACAGCAGATTTTAAATGACGTCACAATGACCGTCATGAATGAAAGTGAGACATGGCAAAATGGgaaatcaatgatatttttcgCAACAAGTTGAACAAATAAACTATTTCCacgttttgtattgttttgttaacAACTTGAACACTACACGGCTAGGTTCGGGGGATACATCACTAAATTATTGCTGGGAGGAGCAAAAAAAATTCATTGGGTCACCATGGTCACACCAAACTCCTCACTCCTACAGTTTGCATCCTATCCTACCACCGGGGTCATAACCCCAGAACATTTGGTTCGCTTAGATGAGTCGTCTGTTGATTAGCACAAAGGATAGACCTACAATAATCCGAAGCCATGTGGCCTCATTTGAAATGTGGAAAGAAACAGACTCTTCAAATTCAGATGGTATGGGTAGGGGTAATCACCCACACACGTTACAAGCCACCTAAGGAACGAATCCATAAAATTCAGCGCAGCTCCGAGCAGTAACGgttcagggggggggggtccgtACATGTACGGACCTCTTCACCTGAAAGGCTTCGCAAAACCAGCAAACCTTCACATTCAGATGGTGTGGGCAGGGGTAACCACCCACACACGTCGTTTGGAACTAAGATCAATCTCAGAATCTAAAGTTACATGCCGCTAAAGAAACGAATCTATGCTGACCAAACGTCAACTTGAAATTCGGCACAGCTCTGAGTAGTAACGGGGGAAATTGTACTTGTACGGCCCTGATCTGCACCTGAAAGACCTGTAAAACCTGCACACCAGTTTGGTACGCACATTATTTCAGCCAGGTGAACTACATCAACTTGTATATAGCTGGATGTGACTAATGCAACATTAACATATTCTCCATTCAAGAACGTCGTTGGCTCACTGACAAAGAAATAGACCAGCGTAGGACGAGGAAAAGAATTGGCTATGCCTTGACAACAAGTGTGCGAGTTGGCGGTGTGGGACCCCTTTGACAAAAGAAATGACCAAGTATCTACAACATGCGGAGAAATCTCCGATAGAATCTATCGCTAAACGGGATTCAAACCAGCGATCACATGAACCCGAGCCCCAGTGCGCTACCATCTGAAATACCAAACGATGGACGGAATGCAGCCTAATTACCAATGTCGTTCTCTAGCACTGGTCAAAGCATCCTACGCTTGCTATCTTATGGCCGGAGATCACGCTAACAGACACGGGATCAACATGCGCTAATTaaacttttgttttatttgtacCAGAGATGCAATCATCTTCAGTTGCTGCTGTGGTGCAAGTAGTATATTGGCTGGTTTTGTTATATTTCCTATCATTGGTTTCATGGCTCAAGATTCACAGACACCCATTGAAGACGTGGTTGCTGCAGGTGAGTATACAAAAAGGACATTGACAGGCTCACGACCGGAAAATTGGATTGATTATGACGTACCGAACTCATCAGATTTTGGTATTTTCAAAGTTCAGCAGAATGCCGGTACGCCGACGTGCGACTGCTGTCTGCTGACTACCCCTATATTGATCAATGTTGACTGCACTATATTTAAAATCACTGGTCACTGAATGGCGTTTCAACTTGATTACCGCGTTGCTACCAAATTATGAGGCATTGGAGAATATAGCAAAGTCTCGTGTTTTTCATGAAATGAATATACTCAATGTTACGCAATTGCGCACAACTAAAAAGGTTCTTTTCTTTAGACGAAAATGTTCCAAGACTTTCCCCCAAGATTGTAGGTCGATGGAAACTTCGACCCTTTACATTAACATTTGGTTTACTTCTCTTTTAGGTCCGGGGCTTGTATTTGTGGCTTATCCTGAAGCCTTGTCTAGGCTGCCGGTGTCTCAGCTGTGGTCATTTCTTTTCTTCTTTATGTTATTAACGGTTGGACTCGATTCTCAGGTAAGCGAAACAACtttgcattttttaaatattgtttaaactgtatcaaaatatgcaCGTACTCTACAGTCGGCCATTTTAAGCTtcaaagtatcttcagtagtttaATAAACCTAACGTACTTTACAAGACGACGAACAAGGTTTTATACTCTGAAAattatatacttagttctctgggttgataggatgaacaaattgtaATCTTTACCCAaggcagccagcgcacataaacgttgaaaaaaataaaccagtgcatctggccggattcgaaccggcgaccttcgtattactagcacgacactctgccaattgagccacagaggcacactggagaagagcggaagattttTTGTaaatgcagttctgatgccttccgctacGAATGCGATGAACACCATTCGAACATAATACCTATGGATTAAAAATCTCccgctcttctccagtgtgcctATAGTGGCTCAATTGgcagagcgtcgtgctagtaatatGAAGGTCACCTTTTTTGCTCTAATTTCGTCTCATTTGCTTTTGGCATTGCAGAGATAAGCCATTTACCACAATGACCGAAGTTCATTGTGTGCCCCTTTCTTTCACCATCTTGCATAATATGTACATTATTTATTCTACCGATCTGTTCGGAGTGAATGGAAGCATTCACTTTCACTTGTAAACCATGTTTGATGAAGTTTAATCTGGTTTATCTCTTGATAAGATTTGTGCAATATTTGTCCCATTTTGATCTGGACATCGTATTTCATGTGGGCGGGGAatggtataattgaagacagatataaaaagactagttttcgtctgacgtcatctgtcaatcaaactccagcacggtttgtttacaagtgtcgtgatgatgagttgctgaacCCGGTGGTAAAACCggacgccttattgttaattttgcaccttcaaacatataaACCATCTCATAAGTTAGGTCaatatagtaggaaactttctttcccaaaggcaccatgtcaacaatgcctaaaatagttgctttttgccttgtaaaagtacatcaTTTTTCGCCACTTTccgctattccttttctccgatcggcaccagataaatcgaccttcctttttacGCGCTatcaaccaatcaaggatcgtactGAATACGggatttgattgacagtgacctGACGTTAGATGCATTTtagtctttctttttttttttatctctgtctaaTGTTATAGTGTGACTTTGTTTTGCTATGTAAAATCTTTAAATTTTCATTTACAGTTTGTTCAAATGGAAGCCGTCCTCACTGGCTTCATTGACGAGTTTTCAATGTATCGTCCTCGCATCAGAGATCACAAAACAAAAATTACATTGGCAGCTTGTTTGTTCTTTGCATCTATTGGTCTTCTCTTTGCAACTCAGGTAAGATATTTGCTAAAAAATGTGCCAAACGCATTCGAAATATTACGTTGGAGGCTATACATTACTTAAATGACTTCTTGTTGTGAACAGAGAATCAACAGATCGTTGACCATCCTTTGGTTGCACACTTGGCATTGATCTCCAGTGCGGCACCTGGAAAAGTCAATTGACCTGAAAAAGTCAATTTCAGGCGGGACTCAACAAATGTTGTGCACATTTGCAGCAAAAAGTGtaaattttaggtttttactgTACGGGTGAAAATATTTAGGAGGGGGAAATAAGTGTGACATCCCTCcccttgtcccccccccctcccgaagTGCAGCCACTGTTGATTTTGcctctttttatgactttttgcTCTTTGTTCTGACAATGTCAAGAAACTTCTTCTGTTCATTTGTCAGCTGTGTAAACataacttgctagacttgagtccagtcctcgtttacggagtttagggttaggattagggtttggggTTGTGGTAGGGTAGTCTTGTAATacgactagtagagttgcaccgtATTCGGTAATCGCTTCACATTTTGAACTTCGGAAAGTGTAAAAgtattattcttaaacacttgagaacgttactgcaatcttattggttcttacccgtgtgatatgacacgatatcacagtGGTTAGTGCGTGTGCATCGACGctatacgcgtactcgctatttgaaccaatcgaaggctcatagcaacaacgggactgatcgattttaagccctaggtaattccttgcaaaatgtaggatttaattcgattaaaatttgtaatacttataatAGTTTTATTTGGATTGAAGTGttaaagaatgagaataaaggtattgtttttagccgctgatgtcgtccgtgttatatcatgtatatgagacgatagatgcactccagcggctaaaaacattacatttattctctaattatgataattattgaAATTCTCCAGCGACAAaagttaatatttttaaatattattttattattctaTTTTCTACATGATGTTACGTTGAATCGCCAAATagtcaaaaaatttcaatatAACTATTATTGTCTATTCATTTCGTTTACAGGGTGGTTTATATCTCATGACACTGTTCGATTGGTATTCAGCAGGTTTCAGTCCTATGTTATTGTCCTTCATGGAGATAATGGTCATCTCCTACGTTTATGGTGAGATATTTGATAACATTAtgctttgatgatgatgatgttcatTATgattgatgacgatgatgatgatgatgatgatgatgatgatgatgatgatgatgatgatgttgatgatgataataatgaggacagtggtgatgatgatgttgttgatgacgATGAAGATAAAAAATGATCTTTTTCTAATTGTTGactcttttgaccaaaaaggtataaaaaaactCTATTATTGATCTTTGGCGATTTTGGGTGGCCGTTGCCCCCCCTAGTtacggtgatgatgatgatgaagatgaagatgatgatgaagatgatgatgatgatgatgatgatgatgatgatgatgatgatgatgatgatgatgataaatccCCAAATCAGAAAAATTAACACAATAGGTTTTTTGTTTCTCTTGACAGGTGCCAATCGATTTTACCGTGATATACGTTCGATGATTGGATACACACCCTGGCCGTATGCAAAGTATAGCTGGATGTTTGTAGCACCTGTTATTGTTGTGGTGAGTGGTGAATTTCAGTcaaacagtggcagcaccagggggCAAATGTCAAAGTCAGACCTCCCCCCGTAAAAGCAAGcaagtttgcgcaaaattggaTGATTTTGCAACTACCACCCATCCCCACCCCTGAAATTGACTTTgcaccccccccacaaaaaaacgCCGCCACTggtcaaatatcaaatattaaaaaggaaaATAGTACAATAACTCTCCTGTGACAGAGCCAGGTCACTTCTTTAGCCATCGGTATTCCTCACGTAGACGGTGCACAAAGATTATCCGTTTTACCTGTggttttacaatatattaaagacagtcaaggacaTTGAACATACGACGGAATGTCTAATTATTaatatgacccattttttgtttatGGGGAACTCGATATGTACGCacgtacagcctgtctcaaaaaaaattgtgcaagtgaaaagcgccctctctggcaattacaacatactgttgtgacataatgcttatatc
Above is a window of Amphiura filiformis chromosome 7, Afil_fr2py, whole genome shotgun sequence DNA encoding:
- the LOC140157489 gene encoding sodium- and chloride-dependent glycine transporter 2-like, translated to MARETWNSKAEFILSTVGYSVGLGNVWRFPYVCYANGGGAFLIPYLVIMAIGVIPVMILETSLGQFTSLGTLSCWQMAPLFKGVGIAMLMVTTYCALYYPIIIAYIIRYMIASFSNPLPWVGCNHSWNTPNCYELGSPDGNKTTYSTNDSTAETVTRGTIVNETVSGLDNKTVVNTTQVRVRASEEYWEHGVLGITNGLHDMGGMNWQLMLCFLFTWLLVFVCIAKGIKSSGKVVYFTATFPYVVLFILLIRGVTLPGAMDGILLYIRPQWKYLLTSKVWKAAANQVFYSYGAGWGPILTLASYNKFKNNCYRDAIIFSCCCGASSILAGFVIFPIIGFMAQDSQTPIEDVVAAGPGLVFVAYPEALSRLPVSQLWSFLFFFMLLTVGLDSQFVQMEAVLTGFIDEFSMYRPRIRDHKTKITLAACLFFASIGLLFATQGGLYLMTLFDWYSAGFSPMLLSFMEIMVISYVYGANRFYRDIRSMIGYTPWPYAKYSWMFVAPVIVVLVIIFSFVDVTAATVGNYVFPPWAQAVGWTLTMSSIVPVIGYAILHLWRIEGSSFKQRLRISVTPTPEWGPALNEDRIAAGYQIIKQPGLHQDNEACHDNVSSNKIYIPLTSTDGDVEKDQLK